From the Anopheles merus strain MAF chromosome 2L, AmerM5.1, whole genome shotgun sequence genome, the window ATacgtttatttaattttgtattGCGTTAGGGAAGACGTTAGTTATTGGGTGAGCAATTAGCGCACAGTCTATTGCATTTCTTGTTAAAAACTCATGGTTCTATCAAACCATATACCaacttttttagtttttatgcATGAAAGATCGTTTAATATAAACATTTCAACCAGGCGTCTGTACACGATTTCTGCATGCATGAATTAATCGTTCGAATTAAAATGGGCACGCTTCAGAAATGTATGAGACAGCACTAAACAGTAAACCAAATATTGAATCTAACGACCCGATGTTGATTGATTTCATTCCTGCCGTGTTTAAATATTAGCTAATGAAATGACCAAGCTGCACACGAAGCCATCTGTTCCAGCATGCAGACTGCTAAGCGGGCCGGTCTAACTCattcctcttcttctcttttccttttctcattttctcaaACAGAAATGTAAACCTGCCCTTCCTCGTCGGGACAGTCGAAGAAAATCAAATGAAACGGAACTGTGGTACAATTTGTACACTATTAGATTTGTAAACAGTAACCGGCGCTTCCGAATCTGGCCCGTGGACAAGAACCTGTACTGGAATAGCAGATCGAACCGGGTGTACATGTCATCACGCCCCACCCAAGCAGCTTTTAATATGaattattaaaatgatgtAATATATCCGGAAAGTGGGTTTAGCTTAACTattttgctgtgctgtgctagTTGTTAGGGAAGGAAAGCTTGTGAACTAGCCTAACCATACAGTAGCGCGCAGTAGCAGTGAACCAACAGGCAGGATAATTGAAAATGGCACCGAGTCAGAAAGtgacgaaaaaatgggaaatatTTGCCGGCCGTAACAAGTTCTTCTGCGACGGATATCTGATGACGGCACCAAACTCGGGTGTCTTTTACTTCACGGTCATACTGATTACCGCTACCAGTGGACTGTTTTTCGTGTTCGAGTAAGTAGCCTTCTTCAGCGAGTATCGTTTACCTTTGCATTACAGCCTCTTTCGATCGCTTCTCATTGCAGCTGTCCATTTTTGGCACAACGCATCACACCCGCCATCCCGATCATCGGCGGGATCCTCTTCGTTTTCACGCTAAGCTCCCTGTTCCGCACAGCCTTCAGCGATCCGGGCATTATTCCGCGTGCATCGCAGGACGAGGCGGCATATATCGAGAAGCAGATCGAGGTGCCGAACTCGCTCAACAGCCCTACCTACCGGCCGCCGCCCCGCACCAAGGAGGTGTTCGTGAAGGGTCAAACGGTGAAGCTCAAGTATTGCTTTACGTGCAAAATCTTTCGCCCACCGCGGGCCTCCCACTGCAGCTTATGTGATAATTGCGTTGATCGGTTCGATCATCACTGTCCGTGGGTACGTATCTCTGTGCAAACAGTTGTTTGTGGAGTTGTACAAACGAACCTTACACGAGCATATTTTTCCTGTATTTGCAGGTGGGAAATTGCGTTGGCAAGCGAAACTATCGGTTCTTCTACATGTTTATTGTCTCGTTGGCGTTCCTAGCAGTATTCATATTCTCGTGCACAACGACTCACATAGTAATGTGTACGTATGCCGCCTTCGATAAGGATGTGTCGTGATGGTTGTCGATCGACACTTATGATGTTTTCCCTATTCCCTATTATCCGATTACAGTATTAAAGGAAGACAACCAGTTCATTGACGTCGTCAAGCGGACTCCTTCCAGTGTGATAATAGCGATAATTTGTTTCTGTTCCGTGTGGTCCGTTATCGGGTTGGCTGGATTTCACACGTATCTTACTACAAGTGATCAAACAACGAATGAAGATGTAGGTATCTAGGAAACAAATGCCGACGCATACCATGCACACTTCCCACATTGTAATGCAAATATCATTTCCTTACATTGCCATCCCCATTACAGATAAAAGGTTCATTCAGCTCGAAGGGTGGCCAGCAGGCAATAAACCCGTACTCGCAAGGAAACATTTGCCTAAACTGTTTCCACATTCTGTGCGGCCCAATAACACCGTCGCTAATTGATCGGTAAGACACACAGCACACCATCATTCGGGCGTTCGTTGTCACCGTTGTCAAGTTGGGGGGATGCGGAATGTGTTTGTTCATTGTTtctgatggttttttttaggCGCGGTGTCGTTACGGACGAGTATCGGACGCAAATGCAAGCGTCGGAGAAATACAACAGTGCCACTGTTCCACCGTTGGTTGTGATGCAACCAGGAATGGATACGCTCAATAAGCATTACAGTATGGAGGTAAGCAAGAGTATTCGATATTTTAGAGAAGTGTTTGTAGTTCAGATGGCCATAGGTATTACAgagttttccaggagttctcatagctgtgggacactttattgactctttcttaggTGAAATGACCTTAATGTAATGGAAATTGAACTCCATAACACCCTTATTGGACAAATTGGAATTTCCAAGCAGCTTGTCCAAAGCTTGTAACTTCCCATAAGAAAatgtcaaggaagtgtcccaacTCAGAAAATCCTGTATAGTAAATAATCAAACAATAAAGCAAACACTCGAACATATGATGATAGCTGATGGATTTTGGAATAATTCATCAAATAATAACATTATATTGTCGCtctttgaaaatttaatttaactaaCAAAGTTATTACTTTGCCGAAAAGGTCTCAAATCACGGACACAGTCTATCCAATAGTGTCCTATTAGTCAATGCGTTGACGGTACTGAATGCTTCAAGCATTAAATGTTTTGAACCACTCATACCCGTATGACATCCGAGGTATGAATTGTATTAGAGCTTCAAAATTGTACAAATATTACAATTATTACAATAGCTATATTACaatagcttttgtcaaaaactTGTTGACAATTGTTGTCAATGATTTAGGTAATTTATTGTGTCGCtcaatttgaaaattttcCTAATGCAAACGTTCAATGTGTCTTTTGTTCACCTGTTTTAGCATGAATTGCAAAACGCATCGAACGGTGGAGGCGTTGGTGGAACCGGCGTGTACCGGCAACGTAGCTACGATAACTTACAAAACGGTAAGTCGACCTCACCAGTTTCTTCAGTTAGCAGCGGTGCTATCACTAACCTAAACCATCTGAATGTAACTAACTCAAACCATGCAACGGCAGCCACTGCTAATGCTGCTAGTGCTGCGACTAAAACGAACCTAAACAACCATCCTTCACCACTGAACCATCTGCAACTATCATCACAATCTCCATCacaatataataatttatccTTGTCTTACGTGAACCTTTCGCCAAATCAACCGCAACCACAACTGTACCACCATTCCGCGAATTGCAATCTTCTCAATCTCACTCACTCGCATAACACTCCCAACAACAATACCAACAATCGCGCGTCCTCTAACAACGCGTCCTTTCGCAATCGccacccccaccaccaccaacaacaacaaccacaacaacaacaaaatcaactgCTGGCACCCTCCACGCCCACCAACATCCTGAATAATGCAACCAATTACGCGACATTCGAACGGGCGGCTCCGACCGTCGATCCGCTGGGATACGATCATTCGCCCTGCACGGCGACGGTATCGCTTCAATCGCTGCTACTGCCCTcgaaccaccaccatcggTCGGAATCCCCAGTTCCGATACCGACCAACTTCAAGTACTTTGCACCGCAGTCCAAGTATAGTGCTAGCGGGGTCAGCATAGCCAACggtgctgccggtggtggAGCGTATTGCTACAGCGACCAGAGCCAGCTGCTTGGATCGTCGCTCGGTGGAGGAATCTCGCCCTCCGCGGTGCTTCTGCGTGGAGGTGGCGGCGCGGGAACAATGCCGCTGCTTAAAAGTCAGTCCGAATTTCTTCACAACACACAGCACCAACCGCATCATCCTTTAACGCCCAGCGCAGGGACCAGCGTTTCGCAGCAGcatctgctgcagcagcagaaggcgGCGCATCCGCTGCACTCCATGAGCCTCAACATGACGCTTCCGCGCTATCCGTACCATCGTAACCGTGCGATCGGCATCCGCAAGTCTTCGCACGATCTGCAATTGCCGATCTATCAGCACCACCCACTGGAGGATGGCAAGCAAACGAATGGGCTCGCTCATGGTGCGGGCGCCTACAGCGCAGGGCTCTACTGTTTGGGCAATCTGGGCCCGGGTGGAAACAGCACGAACAGTCTGAACAATCACTTCAACCCGGCCGCAGCTCCTGGCGCCGCCCCCATCGTGATACCGTACAGCAACGGGCTGATGCTGAAGGATTCGTCGGCctcgtcttcgtcgtcgtccggTGGCTCTTCCTCGTCCGCCTCGGCCTCGACCGCTACCATATCGTCCAACTCGACGTCCTCCGCTACCTCGTCGTTGGATCGACGGTGCCGAAGCAATCTGCTCCCGTCCGGTTCGGGGTCCGGCTCCTATCTTGCCAGTTACGATACGATCACTACGCTTtccgatcagcagcagcagcgccaaaACGTTGCCCCTCACACTTGCCCCAATAGCCCACGGACAATCCGGTGTGGCAGTCCCAGTTGCAACAGTGAGCTGGATCCGATGCTACACTCGAAGGGTAGCGGTGGGGGTAAGCAGCACGGAAGCGGGGGTTACCATCGACATagacaccaccagcagcaagcagcaagcgGAGGCGGTGGAGGATATGCGAAATTCTACCGCAAGCCATCCTATCAAATGAAGTCGTCATCCTCGCCGACGCCCCCGATGGTGCTGCCGTCGCCCCTGGCCGGGCCCGCATTCGGTAGCGGTGGACCGGGAGGAACCAATCCCGTTTCCCCGGCCCTCTCGTATAGCCAGTTTAGTCCCAGCTTCTGGAGCGCAAACACGTGCGTTTCGTCGAGCAATCGGAGCAGCATGCTCAGCACGGCCAGCACGCTgggcggcagcagcacgccGTACGTCGATTGTACCAACCACAATGGTCTGATGAATGGTAGTGAGGGTGGTGGAAGTGGTGTTGGTGCCGGTGGCAGCGGTGGTGGAATGGGCGGCCAAGGAACAGTAGCAGGAGGTGGAGGTGGAGTAGGAGTAGGAGGAGGAATGGGAAGCAGTGCCGGTAATAACAGTCCGTACGTACAGCGGCGTGGCGGAAGCGATAAGCAGCGCTTCTCAAACGTTTTCGAGTATCAGTTTAACAATTTTGATCTCAACTCGATACACGAGGATGCTACGAACGAAACCTAGCATATACTACATTTTtagttttgtaattttttataatttcacAATACTCTTCACATCACATTTCTCTGCCACCTCATTGTCACTACTACTCACTCCCCCTGCTCCTTATGAACTATTCGATCCGGTCACTATTTACGCACACGTCTGGTGCAAAGTGCGAATGTGCACCACGGTAATGGCATATCACGGTGCTTCGAAGCAAAACGGCTGGTTCTTGAttttatcccttttttgtgCAGCTTTCTTGCAGCGGTTTAAGTTTTTtagcattgttttgtttttcaagggtattttttgtttcgctttagCGTGGTGTTTGTTGTGGTTTTGAGACTGCACATTCTTCGTTGCCCTCTGGGTTTGCTCTGTGATCTGTGCaaatggtgttttttgttgttgttgtgattgCAATATGGTTTTATGCCAAGAACAAACACATTCTCTCCATAGTTATTTAGCTAAACGTATCTTTTGAAttgcaaatatttattatCGGTTGCAAATGGTCGTTGAAGTAGCTTTCAAGATTAAGTAAATCATAGACTAATGACGATGTAGCAAATGTTGTCTTGATACTACGCTCCGTACGGGGTGAGAGTTGTTTTGtctcattttaattattcaaattctaCACCTGATGTAAGCTATAGAATACATACACTTTTTATATCAACTCATAGACTTTTAAACTGCATTCAAAATATACATAAAGATTTAGaaaatgtgaagaaaaaattacaaaaatcctAAAAATGTACCAATCGTTCGAACATTCTAGCAGCATTCTGCACTATTAAGCAGCTTCTTAAATAATAGTTCTTATTTCCTGCTCAAAAAATGTTAGAGAGTTGTCGTTACGTCACCAGCAGAAATGACTACTATCGGGCATAATAGCTAAGTGGGTTTTTTAATCAACAAAAAGTAGCAAACATGttccagagagagagagagagagagagtgaaagcgTAATTCCTAGTTACTTCTGCTTGATTTTGAGTGCATTGCTTCGTTTGCTAGTTAGCTAAAAACATGAACATCAACACCATTTGTGTCAAGTGTATCGTATTACGTACAAGCTCATTCAACAAAGTTGTTAATGTTTATGATTCGTGCTTATCGTTTGCATcgtatttcattattttgagCAGGAACCAAATTTGCAGAAGTGCACATCCGTTGATTTATCCGTTTCCACTACACGATTTATTACATCGTTTGCTCTTAAAGAGAAACAAGTGAATCCCGTTGTTGTATAGTTGTGATACGAAAACCAAAGGTTTACTGCGCCATTTAAGCGTGGCAGAGTTGTGTAGGGTAAATACACAAGTTAAATGAATAGTGTGAAAAATCCTTCAAAaggaatataaacaaaaaacctgACCATTGTTAAAGAGATCTTCCAGCCACATTTTGGgagttgttgttgattttacgtttttttaaacatttatgAATTGCCTTATTCTGCAGCGAATTTACCACAATTTGTATGTTACATTCTTATGCAAAACGCAAACACatgtaccatgtgcctgtatTTGTGCTTGTAgtaatattttcttattacagaaactattttatttttactttcgattgaaacaataaaaagatgAACAAGAATTATAATTTGAATTCAATGTTAGAAGCCATGTTTTCGTAGAACAAGTTTGGCAAACAAGATATAAAGCATTCACATTTAGCCAGTTATCTTACTAAAATGTTACATAGGAAAAGAAAATTGACATCAAGACAGTTATTCCGGACAGGACAGGAAAACCCCAAATAATACAATCAATACTAGAAAGAAGGAAGTGTATCATCTTTAGTGAAATtatcttttttaaatagaaataTGTAAGAAAAGGCAAACAAGTAGTAAAACTTATATTTGATAGCTATAAAAAAAGAGAGGAAACATACAAGTACAGTGTCGGAGGAATATGTGATGCGTCTTGTCGACTAGCAATTGGTTGAGGATTCATTTCCTCGCTGTTGGCCACGATTGGAACAACCCCATTCAAATCAAACACTTTTCTTTACTTTCGCTCTCTCACTTTGCGCCGAGCCTATATTTACCTACTAACCGCCGTGCCGGTACCAGTGTTTTGCGTGTGTTGCGTTGGGTATCGGTGAGTGTTGTTACGTATTTTCTAAAGCCAAATCGATTCACACAACCAAATGTACTCCCTTACTTTTGAGTATGTTTGCAGTCTACTActtcttctcccttttttctATCCCAAGTTACCAAATTTTCAACTCTgtttcatttatcttttttactttttgtccATTAATTGCTTCCAtttgcgtttttatttttatgctgATCCGCTGCTGAGCTCTAGAATGTACTGTATTGACCTGTACCTATCTTAACGAGAAATAATTCGGCGCTTGTTTTCCATCTGGTATTTTCCAATAAGATGTAGAAACTTTTTGTTCACTATTCCTGTTTTGCTCCtgttcagtttttttcttcctttttttcaatgaTTTTGTTGCCAAATCCCATCACAGGTGGTTTAGTTTTGTGCTTAGCTATTTTCacttttgtttgtgattttttctctaaaaactagaaactttttttgtttcactttaaaATACGCTATTATTGCATTAATTATTCTAAGAAAATTAGTTTTACAGTATTATAGTATATGacgaaaaaaagataaaagactgaaaattgtattaaatttaaattaaacaaaaaaaaaacaacaacaaatactCACATTAAAAATCGTTTTCATTGATTACCAAAACGAACCATTATACTCATTCAAACATTCTAAACAAAATACTACTAATGTACTACTAACAATGCAACTAAACCCCGTCagtaaattgtaaacaaatgtaCTAACATAACCGCTGGTATACTgaatgtgttttgttacatAGTGTTATGTAGCGTTAAGTTGTTAGATTTTGTTAATACTTCCTTTCCGCAGCTAGATTAAGTTTTGGTTAATTTTGTGCAACTCTTACCCTGCGAAACGGTTGTCTTGTTTGTATATCTTCAAATTCGATGCATTggcgtagcaaaaaaaaaaagagcatattTGCATTGCATTTATTATGCAACGAAATTAAACTGGAGTTTTCCTTCTCTGTAATGATTGGTTGCATGTGTTTAATTTCCTTTATTCTCGTtcgctcgttcgttcgtttcatTCGTTTGTAACCTGCCGCTTAGTAACATATTGGTACCCAGTTactttgtaattattatttcgCTATCTTTACTGACTAGCAACTATTGCTAAACAATGTGTTGAGTATTGTGGGCGCCATTGTTTATCATTGTTCGTTCTTTTTCCTTGTTACAGATAAATCCAACAGTGTGGCGCATTTGGTCGAAAACGAGGCGCCCCTATCAACGACCGGCAATGTTTCGATCTTAtcgggtggtgccgccggtgGCTTAGAagataccaccaccaccaccgttctGCTCGACGAGGACGGCATGGAGCTGGAAACGAGAGGCATGGGTGGTGGTCCATCGATGGACGACTCCAGCAATCAGCTGACGGGCAGCTACACGAACCTGTTCCGCGACTCGATGAGCAACGGTGTAGCGAACGGTCCGAGCGGTGGAGGCCAGCCGGGGAAGCCCAACAACagctatcatcatcattccaGCATGATGATGAGCGAGTGTGACAAAATACAGAGTGCCGATGAGATTATCAACGTTAGCGAGCTGATGATGGTGTGCAGCGTGAGCGGTCACGAAAATGTGTACAGTAATGTGCCGCCCGCTCAAATCTCGCCGTCCGGATCGGCGGTCGGTTTGCTGGCGTCGCCCAAGCGGGCCAGCGTGGGAAGCAGCAACGTGTCGGGCGTCGTAGACGTTTCCAGCTCGACCGTCGGGCCCGGTGGCTATCAGCACGTATACTCGAACGTAACCAGCCCGTGCGGGCCCGCCGCTGCCGA encodes:
- the LOC121592123 gene encoding mediator of RNA polymerase II transcription subunit 1 isoform X1, encoding MAPSQKVTKKWEIFAGRNKFFCDGYLMTAPNSGVFYFTVILITATSGLFFVFDCPFLAQRITPAIPIIGGILFVFTLSSLFRTAFSDPGIIPRASQDEAAYIEKQIEVPNSLNSPTYRPPPRTKEVFVKGQTVKLKYCFTCKIFRPPRASHCSLCDNCVDRFDHHCPWVGNCVGKRNYRFFYMFIVSLAFLAVFIFSCTTTHIVMLLKEDNQFIDVVKRTPSSVIIAIICFCSVWSVIGLAGFHTYLTTSDQTTNEDIKGSFSSKGGQQAINPYSQGNICLNCFHILCGPITPSLIDRRGVVTDEYRTQMQASEKYNSATVPPLVVMQPGMDTLNKHYSMEHELQNASNGGGVGGTGVYRQRSYDNLQNVPIPTNFKYFAPQSKYSASGVSIANGAAGGGAYCYSDQSQLLGSSLGGGISPSAVLLRGGGGAGTMPLLKSQSEFLHNTQHQPHHPLTPSAGTSVSQQHLLQQQKAAHPLHSMSLNMTLPRYPYHRNRAIGIRKSSHDLQLPIYQHHPLEDGKQTNGLAHGAGAYSAGLYCLGNLGPGGNSTNSLNNHFNPAAAPGAAPIVIPYSNGLMLKDSSASSSSSSGGSSSSASASTATISSNSTSSATSSLDRRCRSNLLPSGSGSGSYLASYDTITTLSDQQQQRQNVAPHTCPNSPRTIRCGSPSCNSELDPMLHSKGSGGGKQHGSGGYHRHRHHQQQAASGGGGGYAKFYRKPSYQMKSSSSPTPPMVLPSPLAGPAFGSGGPGGTNPVSPALSYSQFSPSFWSANTCVSSSNRSSMLSTASTLGGSSTPYVDCTNHNGLMNGSEGGGSGVGAGGSGGGMGGQGTVAGGGGGVGVGGGMGSSAGNNSP
- the LOC121592123 gene encoding palmitoyltransferase app isoform X2; translated protein: MAPSQKVTKKWEIFAGRNKFFCDGYLMTAPNSGVFYFTVILITATSGLFFVFDCPFLAQRITPAIPIIGGILFVFTLSSLFRTAFSDPGIIPRASQDEAAYIEKQIEVPNSLNSPTYRPPPRTKEVFVKGQTVKLKYCFTCKIFRPPRASHCSLCDNCVDRFDHHCPWVGNCVGKRNYRFFYMFIVSLAFLAVFIFSCTTTHIVMLLKEDNQFIDVVKRTPSSVIIAIICFCSVWSVIGLAGFHTYLTTSDQTTNEDIKGSFSSKGGQQAINPYSQGNICLNCFHILCGPITPSLIDRRGVVTDEYRTQMQASEKYNSATVPPLVVMQPGMDTLNKHYSMEHELQNASNGGGVGGTGVYRQRSYDNLQNDKSNSVAHLVENEAPLSTTGNVSILSGGAAGGLEDTTTTTVLLDEDGMELETRGMGGGPSMDDSSNQLTGSYTNLFRDSMSNGVANGPSGGGQPGKPNNSYHHHSSMMMSECDKIQSADEIINVSELMMVCSVSGHENVYSNVPPAQISPSGSAVGLLASPKRASVGSSNVSGVVDVSSSTVGPGGYQHVYSNVTSPCGPAAAEQLPTGVSTGTGGISSSQQQQQQQQQQQQIHTALGNGKHHQQQHHQHHHHPHHQLALDDPSQLLSSTFISNDLDLDDPVLSSSFATATKSTANTMTKLHPPPAPSSAAGGPMLAAQQQHLKQPQAMITTIEMKNVIKTLDPNVIIQQQASSNGSSGTTAAASSSANVIDSNGGIASMHNNTTTTNNNNNSHTESPMFISPSASRMRLLQESTMIDTALDLDSLDGSIGNHSQSCLVKTAIV